A part of Fusarium graminearum PH-1 chromosome 3, whole genome shotgun sequence genomic DNA contains:
- a CDS encoding glutathione S-transferase, translated as MTLKLYGYGPSTCTLRVCTVLEEKGLKYELITVDVFGGEHKTDEYAAKFHPFNKIPVLIDEEAGVRVFESRAIAHYLAAKYRGQGIELSPPETDLKAYAAFQQALSLESSYFDPNVSSIAVQEVFNPRKGLGPANKEIVNGNLKDLDAALIGYERILSKQKYLAGDNVTLADLFHLPYGQISESLGFSELLPKYPAVEKWWNGLKERESWKKINVEI; from the exons atgactctcaAGCTCTATGGGTATGGTCCATCTACTTGCACACTCCGAGTATGCACCGTGCTCGAGGAAAAGGGCCTCAAGTATGAGTTGATCACTGTCGATGTATTTGGTGGCGAGCACAAGACCGACGAATATGCCGCCAAGTTTCATCCATTCAACAAGATTCCCGTCTTGATCGATGAGGAGGCAGGTGTTAGAGTCTTTG AAAGCCGTGCTATTGCCCATTACCTTGCGGCCAAATATCGTGGCCAAGGTATCGAACTATCTCCTCCCGAGACTGACCTCAAGGCATACGCAGCCTTTCAGCAG GCTCTATCGCTGGAATCCTCCTACTTTGATCCCAATGTCAGTAGCATCGCTGTGCAGGAGGTCTTCAACCCTCGCAAGGGCCTTGGTCCTGCCAATAAAGAAATAGTCAACGGTAAcctcaaggatctcgacGCAGCATTGATCGGATACGAGCGAATTCTTTCGAAGCAAAAGTATCTTGCTGGAGACAACGTAACCCTCGCCGATTTGTTCCATCTGCCTTATGGACAGATCTCAGAGTCGCTAGGCTTCAGTGAGCTTCTCCCCAAGTATCCAGCTGTCGAGAAGTGGTGGAATGGAttgaaggaaagagagagCTGGAAGAAAATCAATGTGGAGATTTAA
- a CDS encoding endoglucanase-1 precursor translates to MKASVGFLAAFLAPVTLAQSLCDQYSYYANGGYEFNNNRWGQGSGSGSQCTYIDWTNSNGAGWHTDWTWSGGQDNVKAYPNSGLQISNKRLLSSISNMQSAAAWSYSGTNVRANVAYDLFTASDPNHVTYSGDYELMIWLGRYGGVQPIGSKVGNANVEGRTWELWSGMNGSMRVYSFVAPNPVTNFNSDVKQFWNYLANTQGYPASKQYLLTFQFGTEPFTGSGAQFKVTNFNAHIN, encoded by the exons ATGAAGGCCTCTGTCGGATTCCTCGCCGCGTTCCTCGCACCAGTTACACTGGCCCAGTCTCTCTGCGACCAGTACTCCTACTACGCTAACGGCGGTTACGagttcaacaacaaccgcTGGGGCCaaggctctggctctggttctcAGTGCACTTACATTGACTGGACCAACAGCAACGGTGCTGGCTGGCACACCGACTGGACCTGGTCCGGTGGCCAAGACAATGTTAAGGCCTACCCCAACTCTGGTCTTCAGATCAGCAACAAGCGCCTCCTCAGCTCCATCAGCAACATGCAGTCCGCCGCTGCTTGGTCTTACAGCGGAACCAACGTTCGCGCCAACGTTGCTTACGATCTTTTCACTGCCTCTGACCCTAACCACGTCACTTACAGCGGTGACTACGAGCTGATGATCTG GCTCGGACGATATGGTGGCGTGCAGCCCATTGGCTCCAAGGTCGGCAATGCCAACGTCGAGGGCCGCACTTGGGAGCTCTGGAGCGGCATGAACGGTAGCATGCGAGTCTACAGCTTCGTCGCCCCCAACCCCgtcaccaacttcaactctgACGTCAAGCAATTCTGGAACTACCTTGCCAACACCCAGGGATACCCTGCCAGCAAGCAATACCTTCTTA ccttccAGTTCGGTACCGAGCCTTTCACCGGAAGCGGTGCTCAGTTCAAGGTTACCAACTTCAACGCTCACATCAACTAA
- a CDS encoding galactose oxidase precursor — protein sequence MKHFLSLALCFSSINAVAVTVPHKSGGTGSPEGSLQFLSLRASAPIGSAISRNNWAVTCDSAQSGNECNKAIDGNKDTFWHTFYGANGDPKPPHTYTIDMKTTQNVNGLSMLPRQDGNQNGWIGRHEVYLSSDGTNWGSPVASGSWFADSTTKYSNFETRPARYVRLVAVTEANGQPWTSIAEINVFQASSYTAPQPGLGRWGPTIDLPIVPAAAAIEPTSGRVLMWSSYRNDAFGGSPGGITLTSSWDPSTGIVSDRTVTVTKHDMFCPGISMDGNGQIVVTGGNDAKKTSLYDSSSDSWIPGPDMQVARGYQSSATMSDGRVFTIGGSWSGGVFEKNGEVYSPSSKTWTSLPNAKVNPMLTADKQGLYRSDNHAWLFGWKKGSVFQAGPSTAMNWYYTSGSGDVKSAGKRQSNRGVAPDAMCGNAVMYDAVKGKILTFGGSPDYQDSDATTNAHIITLGEPGTSPNTVFASNGLYFARTFHTSVVLPDGSTFITGGQRRGIPFEDSTPVFTPEIYVPEQDTFYKQNPNSIVRVYHSISLLLPDGRVFNGGGGLCGDCTTNHFDAQIFTPNYLYNSNGNLATRPKITRTSTQSVKVGGRITISTDSSITKASLIRYGTATHTVNTDQRRIPLTLTNNGGNSYSFQVPSDSGVALPGYWMLFVMNSAGVPSVASTIRVTQ from the coding sequence ATGAAACACTTTTTATCACTCGCTCTTtgcttcagcagcatcaatgctgttgctgtcacCGTCCCTCACAAGTCCGGAGGAACTGGAAGTCCTGAAGGGAGTCTTCAGTTCCTGAGTCTTCGGGCCTCAGCACCTATCGGAAGCGCTATTTCTCGCAACAACTGGGCCGTCACTTGCGACAGTGCACAGTCGGGAAATGAATgcaacaaggccatcgatgGCAACAAGGATACCTTTTGGCACACATTCTATGGGGCCAATGGAGATCCAAAGCCCCCTCACACATACACGATTGACATGAAGACAACTCAGAATGTCAACGGCTTGTCTATGTTGCCTCGACAGGATGGTAACCAAAACGGCTGGATCGGTCGCCATGAGGTTTATCTAAGCTCAGATGGCACAAACTGGGGCAGCCCTGTTGCGTCAGGTAGTTGGTTTGCCGACTCTACTACAAAATACTCCAACTTTGAAACTCGCCCTGCTCGCTATGTTCgtcttgtcgctgtcacTGAAGCGAATGGCCAGCCTTGGACTAGCATTGCAGAGATCAACGTCTTCCAAGCTAGTTCTTACACAGCCCCTCAGCCTGGCCTTGGCCGCTGGGGTCCGACTATTGACTTGCCGATTGTTCCTGCGGCTGCAGCAATTGAGCCGACATCGGGACGAGTCCTTATGTGGTCTTCGTATCGCAATGATGCATTTGGAGGATCCCCTGGTGGTATCACTTTGACGTCTTCGTGGGATCCATCCACTGGCATTGTTTCCGACCGCACTGTGACAGTCACCAAGCATGATATGTTCTGCCCTGGTATCTCCATGGATGGTAACGGTCAGATCGTAGTCACAGGTGGCAACgacgccaagaagaccaGTTTGTATGATTCATCTAGCGATAGCTGGATCCCGGGACCTGACATGCAAGTGGCTCGTGGGTATCAGTCATCAGCTACCATGTCAGACGGTCGTGTTTTTACCATTGGAGGCTCCTGGAGCGGTGGCGTAtttgagaagaatggcgAAGTCTATAGCCCATCTTCAAAGACATGGACGTCCCTACCCAATGCCAAGGTCAACCCAATGTTGACGGCTGACAAGCAAGGATTGTACCGTTCAGACAACCACGCGTGGCTCTTTGgatggaagaagggttcGGTGTTCCAAGCGGGACCTAGTACAGCCATGAACTGGTACTATACCAGTGGAAGTGGCGATGTGAAGTCAGCCGGAAAACGCCAGTCTAACCGTGGTGTAGCCCCTGATGCCATGTGCGGAAACGCTGTCATGTACGACGCCGTTAAAGGAAAGATCCTGACCTTTGGCGGCTCCCCAGACTATCAAGACTCTGACGCCACAACCAACGCccacatcatcaccctcggTGAACCCGGAACATCTCCCAACACTGTCTTTGCTAGCAATGGCTTGTACTTTGCTCGAACGTTCCACACCTCTGTTGTTCTTCCAGACGGAAGCACGTTCATTACAGGAGGCCAACGACGTGGAATTCCGTTCGAGGATTCAACCCCGGTATTTACACCTGAGATCTACGTCCCTGAACAAGACACTTTCTACAAGCAGAACCCCAACTCCATTGTTCGCGTCTACCACAGCATTTCCCTTTTGTTACCTGATGGCAGGGTATTTaacggtggtggtggtctttgTGGCGATTGTACCACGAATCATTTCGACGCGCAAATCTTTACGCCAAACTATCTTTACAATAGCAACGGCAATCTCGCGACACGTCCCAAGATTACCAGAACCTCTACACAGAGCGTCAAGGTCGGTGGCAGGATCACAATCTCGACGGACTCTTCGATTACAAAGGCGTCGTTGATTCGCTATGGTACAGCGACACACACGGTTAATACTGACCAGCGTCGCATTCCCCTGACTCTGACAAACAATGGAGGAAATAGCTATTCTTTCCAAGTTCCTAGCGACTCTGGTGTTGCTTTGCCTGGCTACTGGATGTTGTTCGTGATGAACTCGGCCGGTGTTCCTAGTGTGGCTTCGACGATTCGCGTTACTCAGTGA